A single genomic interval of Ischnura elegans chromosome 3, ioIscEleg1.1, whole genome shotgun sequence harbors:
- the LOC124154993 gene encoding uncharacterized protein LOC124154993: MPWCVAEFYPHGDYDNTSIQVVPSSWVQQVGEELIALRPPNYYTIAAIRQAVKQEKYPEEDWDAFGLHYVTEDFDSLTDARALEAEVADCSEIDLEAFVDTFSGAQPRRRRKMKKFIYPGESSDSRTSGSIHDEQPNLPCMAVLPQDAAKVSGQNLRVKHPGKGTRVVAKLEIPKRLDSTVSAVHDPTTQTSGELEDDYTSQQAAESRVCASGRKLALSCSKGKSIAFSGMTPQQRTESIRRRNTTTAEVGPQVCSPVQNTSQLRSLDGPSLNDIMSAIQKMKGQMTVEHASLSKKIDALTMRVDAVLQQKGGASSHGREYESLRELPATSEKNLLAVEHDIETDLEYRRFLIDYLKMRCSRRLPGSASVTRCVNDCCVALLTNELATTYSMTGRSHGKSSFSTKFPNLIHAICLTVKEKGEGVFDPSIQEVRSRMGEWMRQALRRTEAGKAARTAYYEAQKLGAMSALDFDY, translated from the exons ATGCCATGGTGCGTGGCAGAATTTTATCCCCACGGGGACTATGACAACACGTCCATTCAAGTGGTCCCGAGTTCATGGGTTCAGCAGGTGGGCGAAGAACTGATCGCTTTGCGCCCACCAAACTACTACACAATTGCTGCCATTAGACAGGCAGTGAAGCAGGAAAAATACCCAGAAGAGGACTGGGATGCATTTGGACTACATTATGTGACTGAGGATTTTG ACTCACTGACAGATGCCAGAGCCCTTGAGGCAGAGGTTGCTGACTGCTCTGAAATAGACTTAGAGGCGTTTGTAGACACATTCTCGGGGGCCCAGCCCAGGAGGAggcgaaaaatgaagaaattcataTATCCAGGCGAGTCCAGTGACTCTAGAACCTCGGGAAGTATTCATGATGAACAACCCAACCTCCCCT GCATGGCAGTTTTGCCTCAAGATGCTGCAAAGGTGAGTGGCCAAAACTTGAGGGTGAAGCATCCAGGAAAGGGGACCAGGGTAGTGGCGAAATTGGAGATACCCAAGAGGCTGGACAGCACTGTTTCTGCTGTTCATGACCCTACCACGCAAACAAGTGGGGAGTTGGAGGATGACTATACCTCTCAGCAAGCTGCAGAGTCGAGGGTATGTGCTTCTGGCCGAAAACTTGCTCTGTCATGCAGCAAAGGGAAAAGCATTGCCTTTTCAG GTATGACTCCACAGCAAAGGACAGAAAGCATTAGGAGGAGAAACACAACTACCGCGGAAGTAGGCCCTCAAGTGTGTTCTCCTGTGCAGAATACCTCTCAGCTGAGAAGTTTGGATGGCCCTAGCCTCAATG ATATTATGTCAGCtattcaaaaaatgaaagggCAGATGACAGTAGAGCATGCTAGCCTCAGCAAGAAAATTGATGCGCTCACTATGAGGGTGGATGCTGTGCTGCAGCAGAAGGGTGGTGCTTCTTCTCATGGTAGAGAATATGAGTCCCTTCGTGAGCTCCCGGCAACATCCGAAAAGAATTTGTTAGCTGTGGAGCATGATATTGAAACTGATTTGGAGTACCGGAGGTTTTTG ATTGACTATTTGAAGATGAGGTGCTCCAGACGTTTGCCAGGGTCTGCATCTGTCACTAGATGTGTGAATGATTGTTGCGTGGCCTTGTTAACAAATGAGTTGGCGACAACTTACTCCATGACGGGCAGGTCGCATGGAAAGTCCtcattttccaccaaatttccgaATCTGATACATGCTATCTGTT TGACAGTAAAAGAAAAAGGAGAGGGAGTTTTCGACCCCAGCATCCAGGAAGTCAGGAGTCGGATGGGCGAATGGATGCGCCAAGCATTGCGTCGAACAGAGGCAGGGAAGGCAGCAAGGACAGCGTACTATGAAGCTCAAAAATTGGGGGCCATGTCAGCTCTTGACTTTGATTATTAA